Proteins co-encoded in one Flavivirga eckloniae genomic window:
- a CDS encoding phage tail protein, with amino-acid sequence MEIRLSILVLFLMFSISSNLASSICWINGITYNGDGRTTFALPNLKVEHRYILVEGVTYVN; translated from the coding sequence ATGGAAATCAGGCTCTCAATTTTAGTATTATTCCTCATGTTTTCAATTAGCAGCAATTTGGCATCTTCTATTTGTTGGATTAACGGAATCACTTATAATGGTGATGGAAGGACTACCTTTGCTTTGCCAAATCTAAAGGTAGAACACCGTTACATACTGGTGGAAGGTGTAACCTATGTCAATTAG
- a CDS encoding TAT-variant-translocated molybdopterin oxidoreductase, translated as MSSNKKYWKSVEELNENSSIVETLKQNEFVEEIPTDEFLGDKDTLEASSTTRRDFLKYVGFSTAAASLAACEGPVKKSIPYVVQPTEIIPGVANYYATTIADGFDFASVLVKTREGRPIKIENNTMAATNGSANARVNASVLGLYDSLRVQSPKKAGESISWSAFDSETTQKLAELSGAGQEIVLLTQTYASPSTSKLISEFKEKYGNVRHVVYDAVSESTALDAYQAKYGERGLVSYDFAKAMTIVSVGADFLGDWQGGGFDSGYAKNRVPDHGKMSRHIQFESNMSLTGANADKRVPLTPTQQKLALAKLYSLVTGNNVSVNGLPEKVEAAIKGAASQLKKAGSNGVVVTGIQDVNAQTVALEINEALASKAFDKDTPIKTRQGNDKAVDALVTDMKAGKVGAIIMSGVNPVYTLPNAADFVEGLKKTKLSVTFSMKIDETSSETQYVAAAPHYLESWGDVEIKKGHYALTQPTIRPLFDTRQFQEALLKWTGNDVSYHDYIKDAWGTGILGGGSFNKALHDGVFVGTIATETVETAGPASEASASDATEESAETAAPSGNAARALATSAKSNGLELTLYTKVGMGDGQQANNPWLQEFPDPITRASWDNYLTISKADADEKGLENTHVANGALNGSYANVTVNGATITVPVMIQPGQAKGSVGLAFGYGKTKGLKTEMQTGVNAYKLYQGFNTVQNVTIEPVAGEHEFASVQLHNTLMGRGDIVKETTLEVFNTKDKKHWNAVPVVSLNHKETPVTSPDVDLWDEFDRSIGHHFNLSIDLNACTGCGACVIACHAENNVPVVGKTEVRRSRDMHWLRIDRYYSSEESFEGDNTKKDNISGLGSSLSEFGEMENASENPQVAFQPVMCQHCNHAPCETVCPVAATSHGRQGQNHMAYNRCVGTRYCANNCPYKVRRFNWFLYNGNDEFDYHMNDDLGRMVLNPDVVVRSRGVMEKCSMCIQMTQKTILDAKRDGRKVGKDEFQTACSAACSSGAMTFGDINDKESKVAKLKEDNRMYHLLEHVGTKPNVIYQTKVRNTTEA; from the coding sequence ATGTCATCAAACAAGAAATACTGGAAAAGTGTTGAAGAGCTAAACGAGAATAGCTCTATTGTTGAGACGCTAAAACAAAACGAGTTTGTAGAAGAGATTCCTACTGATGAATTTTTAGGTGATAAAGATACATTAGAAGCATCATCTACAACGCGTCGCGATTTCTTAAAATATGTAGGTTTTAGTACTGCAGCTGCTTCATTAGCGGCTTGTGAAGGTCCTGTTAAAAAATCTATTCCATACGTTGTACAACCAACGGAAATTATTCCTGGTGTTGCCAACTATTATGCAACTACCATTGCAGACGGATTCGATTTTGCGAGTGTTTTAGTTAAAACCAGAGAAGGTCGTCCAATTAAAATTGAAAATAACACTATGGCAGCTACCAATGGTAGTGCTAATGCCAGAGTGAATGCATCAGTTTTAGGTTTGTATGACAGTTTAAGAGTTCAAAGTCCTAAGAAAGCAGGAGAATCTATTTCTTGGAGTGCTTTTGATTCTGAAACAACCCAGAAATTAGCAGAACTAAGTGGTGCTGGTCAGGAGATTGTGTTATTAACACAAACATATGCAAGTCCATCTACAAGTAAGCTAATTTCAGAATTCAAAGAAAAATATGGTAACGTTCGTCATGTAGTTTATGATGCTGTTTCAGAATCGACTGCATTAGATGCTTACCAAGCTAAATACGGAGAGCGTGGATTAGTAAGTTACGATTTCGCTAAAGCCATGACTATCGTTTCTGTTGGAGCCGATTTCTTAGGAGATTGGCAAGGTGGTGGATTTGATTCTGGATATGCTAAAAACAGAGTGCCAGATCATGGTAAAATGTCACGTCATATTCAGTTTGAGTCTAATATGTCTTTAACTGGAGCCAATGCAGATAAACGTGTGCCATTAACACCAACCCAACAAAAATTAGCTTTAGCAAAATTATATAGCCTGGTTACCGGTAATAATGTTTCGGTAAATGGTTTGCCAGAGAAAGTAGAAGCAGCAATTAAAGGTGCAGCTTCGCAGCTTAAGAAAGCAGGAAGTAATGGTGTTGTAGTTACAGGAATTCAAGATGTAAATGCACAAACCGTTGCTTTAGAAATAAACGAAGCATTAGCGAGTAAAGCTTTCGATAAAGATACCCCTATTAAAACAAGACAAGGTAACGATAAGGCAGTTGATGCGTTAGTTACTGATATGAAAGCAGGTAAAGTTGGAGCAATTATAATGAGTGGTGTAAATCCAGTTTATACTTTACCAAACGCTGCTGATTTTGTTGAAGGGTTAAAAAAGACAAAATTATCTGTTACGTTTTCTATGAAAATAGACGAAACGTCATCAGAAACACAATATGTTGCAGCAGCACCTCATTACTTAGAATCTTGGGGAGATGTTGAGATTAAAAAAGGACATTATGCGTTAACACAACCAACTATTCGTCCTTTATTCGATACCAGACAATTTCAAGAAGCTTTATTAAAATGGACAGGAAATGATGTTTCTTACCATGATTACATAAAAGATGCTTGGGGTACAGGTATACTAGGCGGTGGTTCTTTTAACAAAGCGTTACACGATGGTGTATTTGTTGGAACGATTGCTACTGAAACTGTTGAGACTGCGGGGCCAGCCTCTGAAGCTTCTGCCTCAGATGCTACAGAAGAGTCTGCCGAAACAGCAGCGCCTTCTGGAAATGCAGCCAGAGCATTAGCAACTTCTGCAAAAAGTAACGGATTAGAATTAACCTTATATACAAAAGTAGGTATGGGTGATGGACAACAAGCCAACAACCCATGGTTACAAGAATTTCCAGATCCAATTACAAGAGCATCTTGGGATAATTACCTAACCATTTCAAAAGCAGATGCAGACGAAAAAGGGTTAGAGAATACTCATGTAGCAAACGGTGCTTTAAATGGTAGTTATGCTAACGTTACGGTAAATGGAGCAACTATTACTGTTCCTGTAATGATTCAACCAGGACAAGCTAAAGGTTCTGTTGGACTGGCATTTGGTTACGGAAAAACCAAAGGTTTAAAAACCGAAATGCAAACAGGTGTAAACGCCTATAAACTATATCAAGGATTCAATACTGTTCAAAATGTAACTATTGAGCCTGTTGCCGGAGAGCATGAGTTTGCTTCGGTACAATTACACAATACCCTAATGGGGCGTGGTGATATTGTAAAAGAAACCACTTTAGAAGTATTTAATACTAAAGATAAGAAACACTGGAATGCCGTTCCTGTAGTATCCTTAAACCATAAGGAAACTCCAGTAACATCACCAGATGTTGATTTATGGGATGAGTTTGATCGTTCTATCGGACATCACTTCAACTTATCAATCGATTTAAATGCCTGTACAGGTTGTGGTGCTTGTGTGATTGCTTGTCATGCAGAAAACAATGTACCAGTAGTAGGAAAAACTGAAGTGCGTCGTAGCCGTGATATGCATTGGTTACGTATTGATAGATACTATTCATCAGAAGAGTCATTTGAAGGTGATAATACTAAAAAGGATAATATATCTGGATTAGGTAGTTCATTAAGTGAGTTTGGTGAAATGGAAAACGCTTCAGAGAACCCTCAAGTAGCATTCCAACCGGTAATGTGCCAGCACTGTAACCACGCACCTTGTGAAACAGTATGCCCTGTGGCTGCAACATCGCACGGTCGTCAAGGTCAAAACCATATGGCATATAACCGTTGCGTAGGTACAAGATATTGTGCTAACAACTGTCCTTATAAAGTACGTCGTTTCAACTGGTTCTTATACAACGGAAATGATGAGTTCGATTATCATATGAATGATGACTTAGGACGTATGGTATTAAACCCAGATGTAGTAGTACGTTCTCGTGGTGTGATGGAAAAATGTTCTATGTGTATTCAAATGACACAGAAAACGATTCTTGATGCTAAACGTGATGGACGTAAAGTAGGAAAAGATGAGTTCCAAACAGCATGTTCTGCAGCATGTAGTAGTGGTGCTATGACGTTTGGAGACATCAACGATAAGGAAAGTAAAGTTGCAAAACTTAAGGAAGATAATCGTATGTATCACTTATTAGAGCACGTAGGAACAAAACCAAACGTGATCTATCAAACGAAAGTGAGAAATACAACCGAAGCATAA
- the nrfD gene encoding NrfD/PsrC family molybdoenzyme membrane anchor subunit translates to MASHYEAPIRRPLVTGEKSYHDVTVDVAKPVEGKANKQWWIVFGISLAAFLWGIGCIIYTISTGIGTWGLNKTVGWAWDITNFVWWVGIGHAGTLISAVLLLFRQKWRMAINRSAEAMTIFSVVQAGLFPIIHMGRPWLGYWVLPIPNQFGSLWVNFNSPLLWDVFAISTYLSVSLVFWWTGLLPDFAMLRDRAIKPFQKKIYSLLSFGWSGRAKDWQRFEEVSLVLAGLATPLVLSVHTIVSFDFATSVIPGWHTTIFPPYFVAGAVFSGFAMVNTLLIIMRKVCNLEDYITVQHIELMNIVIMITGSIVGVAYITELFIAWYSGVEYEQYAFLNRATGPYWWAYWAMMTCNVFSPQFMWFKKLRTSIMFSFFISIVVNIGMWFERFVIIVTSLHRDYLPSSWTMFSPTFVDIGIFIGTIGFFFVLFLLYSRTFPVIAQAEVKTILKSSGERYKKIRERGESLVGTGVDARTSGGQAPKPAPAAETPTTEEDNTTEDNTAKVSDLLGSIGSFDVETQTADDLKKINGIGPKMEETLNSIGIYTFLQVSKMTKKEYDLLDAITGSFPGRAERDDWSGQAKNLIN, encoded by the coding sequence ATGGCGTCTCATTACGAAGCACCTATTAGAAGACCTTTAGTTACAGGAGAAAAATCATATCACGACGTTACTGTAGATGTGGCAAAACCTGTAGAAGGAAAAGCAAATAAACAGTGGTGGATAGTTTTTGGTATCTCACTAGCTGCTTTTCTTTGGGGAATTGGATGTATTATTTACACAATATCTACAGGTATTGGAACTTGGGGTTTAAACAAAACCGTAGGTTGGGCTTGGGATATTACTAACTTTGTTTGGTGGGTAGGTATTGGTCACGCAGGAACACTTATTTCTGCAGTACTATTATTATTCCGTCAAAAATGGAGAATGGCAATTAACCGTTCTGCAGAGGCAATGACTATTTTCTCGGTAGTACAAGCAGGTTTATTCCCAATTATTCACATGGGTCGTCCATGGTTAGGATACTGGGTATTACCAATACCAAATCAATTCGGATCGCTTTGGGTAAACTTTAACTCACCATTACTTTGGGACGTATTTGCGATCTCTACGTATTTATCGGTATCGTTAGTATTCTGGTGGACTGGTTTATTACCAGATTTCGCTATGCTTAGAGATAGAGCCATTAAACCTTTCCAAAAGAAAATATACTCACTATTAAGTTTTGGATGGTCTGGACGTGCTAAAGATTGGCAACGTTTTGAAGAAGTATCTTTGGTACTTGCAGGTTTAGCAACACCATTAGTACTTTCTGTACATACTATTGTATCGTTTGACTTCGCAACGTCTGTAATTCCAGGATGGCATACCACGATTTTCCCTCCTTACTTCGTTGCAGGAGCGGTATTCTCAGGATTTGCCATGGTAAACACGCTTCTTATTATCATGAGAAAAGTGTGTAACCTTGAAGATTATATAACAGTACAACACATCGAATTAATGAACATAGTCATTATGATTACGGGTTCTATAGTTGGTGTGGCATATATAACAGAGTTATTCATAGCTTGGTATTCTGGTGTAGAATACGAACAATATGCATTCTTAAACAGAGCAACAGGACCTTACTGGTGGGCATATTGGGCAATGATGACTTGTAATGTATTCTCTCCGCAATTCATGTGGTTTAAGAAACTAAGAACAAGTATTATGTTCTCTTTCTTTATCTCTATTGTAGTAAACATAGGAATGTGGTTTGAGCGTTTTGTAATTATCGTAACATCATTACATAGAGATTACTTACCATCTTCATGGACGATGTTCTCACCAACATTTGTAGATATAGGTATCTTTATAGGAACCATAGGATTCTTCTTTGTATTGTTCTTATTATACTCTAGAACATTCCCAGTAATAGCACAGGCAGAGGTTAAGACAATCTTAAAATCATCTGGAGAGCGTTATAAGAAAATTAGAGAAAGAGGAGAGAGTTTAGTAGGAACTGGCGTAGATGCAAGAACTTCAGGAGGACAAGCTCCTAAGCCAGCACCTGCAGCTGAAACACCTACTACTGAAGAAGATAATACAACAGAAGATAATACAGCTAAAGTAAGTGACTTACTTGGTAGTATAGGATCTTTTGATGTTGAAACGCAAACAGCTGATGACTTGAAGAAAATTAATGGTATCGGACCAAAAATGGAAGAGACCCTTAATAGTATTGGTATTTATACCTTCCTTCAGGTTAGTAAGATGACGAAAAAAGAATACGACTTGTTAGACGCTATTACAGGTTCTTTCCCAGGAAGAGCAGAACGTGATGATTGGTCTGGACAAGCTAAAAATTTAATAAACTAA
- a CDS encoding c-type cytochrome produces MRKVIHRKLGSNVFGLSLIILLAFTASFSAQEGDSAKGKALFNANCAACHQLDKKMTGPALRHVEQRLSDEQGLDREWLYAWIRNSAGVIKSGDAYANKIYNDFGGAAMTAFPQLSDDDLNNILAYTAQEKAAPAVPAATAAGTGSATSNTGGISNELILGALAILFILLAIGLYVVNKTLRRFAAAQNIELPDTERTPLWKAFVKNQFLMLVTAIFFLLASAYFAFGYFMQIGIDQGYQPVQPIHYSHKIHAGDNGIDCKYCHSSARVSKTSGIPSLNVCMNCHKSIYEVAPETLAEGKAIGVDYNEEIKKLYAAVGWDDAEQKYTGNSQPVKWVRIHNLPDFVYFNHSQHVSVAGVECQTCHGPVEEMEVMYQHAPLTMGWCIECHRTTNVDVKDNAYYTKIHEELSKKYGVENLTAAQMGGLECGKCHY; encoded by the coding sequence ATGAGAAAGGTGATTCACCGTAAATTGGGCTCAAACGTTTTCGGTTTAAGCTTGATTATTTTATTAGCGTTTACAGCCTCCTTTTCTGCTCAGGAAGGGGATTCAGCAAAAGGGAAAGCTTTATTTAATGCCAATTGTGCTGCTTGTCATCAATTAGATAAAAAAATGACAGGTCCTGCATTGCGCCATGTTGAACAACGTTTGTCTGACGAACAAGGTCTAGACAGAGAGTGGCTTTATGCTTGGATTCGTAACAGTGCTGGAGTAATAAAGTCTGGCGATGCATATGCAAACAAAATCTATAATGATTTCGGCGGTGCGGCCATGACGGCATTTCCGCAATTATCTGATGATGATTTAAATAATATTTTAGCCTATACTGCTCAAGAAAAAGCAGCTCCGGCGGTTCCAGCTGCTACGGCTGCAGGAACAGGATCGGCAACTTCTAATACCGGAGGTATTTCAAACGAGCTTATTTTAGGAGCCTTAGCTATTTTGTTCATTCTGTTAGCAATTGGGTTGTATGTAGTAAATAAAACATTACGTCGTTTCGCTGCAGCTCAAAATATAGAATTGCCGGATACAGAAAGAACCCCATTATGGAAAGCATTTGTTAAGAATCAATTCTTAATGTTGGTAACAGCAATATTCTTTTTGCTTGCCAGTGCATATTTCGCTTTTGGTTACTTTATGCAAATTGGTATCGATCAAGGATATCAACCAGTACAGCCAATACACTATTCACATAAAATACATGCTGGCGATAACGGTATCGATTGTAAGTATTGCCACTCTTCTGCAAGAGTAAGTAAAACATCAGGTATTCCTTCATTAAATGTTTGTATGAACTGTCATAAATCTATTTACGAAGTAGCTCCAGAAACGTTGGCAGAAGGAAAAGCAATTGGAGTAGATTATAACGAAGAAATTAAAAAATTATACGCAGCAGTAGGATGGGATGATGCAGAGCAAAAATATACTGGAAACTCTCAACCGGTAAAATGGGTGCGTATTCATAACTTGCCAGACTTTGTTTACTTTAACCACTCGCAACACGTTAGCGTTGCAGGAGTTGAGTGCCAAACTTGTCACGGACCAGTTGAGGAAATGGAAGTTATGTACCAACACGCGCCATTAACAATGGGTTGGTGTATAGAGTGCCACAGAACAACAAATGTTGATGTGAAAGACAATGCTTACTATACTAAGATACATGAAGAATTATCTAAGAAGTATGGTGTAGAGAATTTAACAGCTGCTCAAATGGGTGGTCTGGAATGTGGTAAATGTCACTACTAA
- a CDS encoding SPOR domain-containing protein: MKSLNLKISFLSIICFAITSTYCFAQQGEATINQDSKIATLLDLKKTMNKKENDSKRYKIQIYSGNRGGAQNAKKDFRESFTNWTPTIQYESPNFKIWAGNFRTRLEADRALKKIKRKFPTAFIFKPKKKKS, translated from the coding sequence ATGAAATCATTGAATCTAAAAATTAGTTTTTTAAGCATTATTTGTTTTGCAATTACTTCCACTTATTGCTTTGCGCAGCAGGGTGAGGCAACTATCAATCAGGATAGTAAAATAGCGACTTTACTGGATCTTAAGAAGACAATGAACAAAAAAGAAAACGATTCTAAACGCTATAAAATTCAAATCTATTCTGGCAATCGTGGTGGTGCCCAAAATGCTAAAAAAGACTTTAGAGAATCGTTTACAAATTGGACTCCTACTATTCAATATGAGTCTCCGAACTTTAAAATTTGGGCAGGAAATTTTAGAACTCGATTAGAAGCCGACAGAGCACTAAAAAAAATTAAAAGAAAATTTCCTACAGCTTTTATTTTTAAACCTAAAAAAAAGAAAAGCTAG